Proteins from a genomic interval of Actinoalloteichus hymeniacidonis:
- a CDS encoding ABC transporter permease: MAVDPQGRVGSAMREATAAVVDPPAARERRGTTLPDQVLVLTGRSLRAVLRDPRLILTNLLAPLLMLVVFSQIFGSVAQTPGFPAGTAYIDFLVPAILINTTLQAAVSSAFALTSDMTSGIVARLRCLPVWPGSILLARSFADLVRSAIQLLLILVLATALLGFRPPGGVTGTLAAWALALIVGTGLGWIFIAAACRIREAELMQGAATLLMFPLMFCSTAFMPLAGLPGWLRAVAEVNPMSYGIDAARALVLGQPVGAAVITAIGMSLLVGGVAGVFAVRAFRRPI; this comes from the coding sequence ATGGCCGTGGACCCGCAGGGACGTGTCGGATCGGCGATGCGGGAGGCGACGGCCGCCGTCGTCGACCCGCCTGCCGCGCGGGAACGGCGGGGAACGACGCTGCCGGATCAGGTGCTCGTCCTCACCGGACGGTCGTTGCGTGCGGTGCTGCGCGATCCGAGGTTGATCCTGACCAACCTGTTGGCCCCCTTGCTCATGCTGGTGGTCTTCAGCCAGATCTTCGGTAGCGTCGCGCAGACTCCCGGCTTTCCGGCGGGCACCGCCTACATCGACTTCCTGGTACCCGCGATCCTGATCAACACCACCCTGCAGGCTGCGGTGAGCAGCGCGTTCGCCTTGACGAGCGACATGACCTCGGGGATCGTCGCGCGGCTGCGCTGCCTACCGGTCTGGCCCGGTTCGATCCTGCTGGCGCGCAGCTTCGCCGATCTGGTGCGCAGTGCCATCCAGTTACTGCTGATCCTGGTGTTGGCCACGGCCCTGCTCGGTTTCCGCCCGCCGGGTGGGGTGACCGGGACGCTCGCAGCCTGGGCGTTGGCCCTGATCGTCGGCACCGGCCTCGGTTGGATCTTCATCGCGGCGGCCTGCAGGATCCGCGAGGCCGAGTTGATGCAGGGCGCCGCGACCCTGCTGATGTTCCCGCTGATGTTCTGCTCCACCGCCTTCATGCCCCTGGCGGGCCTGCCCGGCTGGCTGCGGGCCGTCGCCGAGGTCAACCCGATGTCCTACGGCATCGACGCGGCCCGCGCGCTGGTGCTCGGCCAGCCGGTGGGCGCTGCGGTGATCACCGCCATCGGGATGAGCCTGCTGGTCGGTGGCGTGGCCGGGGTGTTCGCCGTCCGAGCATTCCGCCGCCCGATCTAG
- a CDS encoding ATP-binding cassette domain-containing protein — protein MIEAIGLGKRFGEVAALTDVDVAVPRGTVLGLLGHNGAGKTTLVNIVGTLARPSSGTVRVAGYDVVRQASQVRSRIGLTGQFAALDERITGRDNLVLVGRLLGASRRDARRRADELLELFGLTAVAHRLAKTYSGGMRRRLDLAIGLVGHPEVIILDEPTTGMDPTSRLDLWQTVREMVRQGSTALLTTQHLEEADRLADSITLLSGGRVVLSGTPTELKARVGRRAVTVRLARDEVSSAVPALRRAGLQPVRSDSRDTELTIAVGQSREITSVVRALDEVGIEAAELGITEPGLDEVYLFVMDNAVADAR, from the coding sequence ATGATCGAGGCCATCGGCCTCGGGAAGCGGTTCGGCGAGGTGGCCGCACTGACCGATGTCGATGTGGCGGTGCCGAGAGGGACGGTGCTCGGTCTGCTCGGGCACAACGGCGCGGGCAAGACGACGCTGGTCAACATCGTCGGAACCCTGGCCCGGCCGAGTTCGGGAACGGTCCGGGTCGCCGGGTACGACGTGGTGCGGCAGGCCTCGCAGGTGCGTAGCCGGATCGGGCTGACCGGCCAGTTCGCCGCGCTCGACGAACGCATCACGGGCCGGGACAACCTGGTACTGGTCGGCAGACTGCTCGGTGCGTCGCGCCGCGATGCGCGGCGGCGGGCCGACGAACTCCTGGAGTTGTTCGGGCTCACCGCCGTGGCCCACCGGCTGGCCAAGACCTACTCGGGCGGGATGCGGCGCAGGCTCGATCTCGCGATCGGTCTGGTCGGCCACCCGGAGGTCATCATTCTCGACGAGCCGACGACTGGAATGGACCCGACGAGCAGGCTGGACCTCTGGCAGACCGTGCGGGAGATGGTGCGGCAGGGCAGCACCGCCCTGCTCACCACCCAGCACCTGGAGGAAGCCGACCGGCTGGCCGACTCGATCACGCTGCTCTCCGGCGGCCGCGTCGTCCTGTCCGGAACCCCGACGGAACTCAAGGCCCGGGTGGGCAGGCGGGCCGTCACCGTGCGGCTCGCCCGCGACGAGGTGTCCTCGGCCGTACCGGCGCTGCGCCGGGCAGGGCTGCAACCGGTGCGGTCCGATAGTCGGGACACCGAGTTGACCATCGCGGTCGGACAGTCCCGGGAGATCACCTCGGTGGTCCGTGCGCTGGACGAGGTGGGCATCGAGGCGGCCGAGCTCGGGATCACCGAGCCGGGCCTGGACGAGGTCTATCTCTTCGTCATGGACAACGCCGTTGCCGATGCCCGCTAG
- a CDS encoding MauE/DoxX family redox-associated membrane protein, with product MTSYVLLADRFLIAVVFGVAFIGKIAGATAFRQFAATVRQLTRFPEPVVTGIAAFIVLGEAATVALLVLPGTTGWGFTLAIGLLVLFIGVVARAIQAGVLVECRCFGRGSVMTSAMILRNLLIIAVAVIGLVLSPGEPIGDLGYAAVAALVGLAGAAFFIRYYDALVRVVLGRLAPQVEA from the coding sequence ATGACGAGTTACGTGCTGCTGGCGGATCGATTCCTGATCGCCGTCGTCTTCGGCGTCGCATTCATCGGCAAGATCGCGGGTGCGACGGCCTTCCGGCAGTTCGCGGCGACGGTGCGGCAGCTGACGAGATTCCCCGAACCCGTGGTGACGGGCATCGCCGCGTTCATCGTCCTCGGCGAGGCGGCGACGGTGGCCCTGCTGGTGTTGCCTGGCACCACCGGTTGGGGGTTCACCCTGGCGATCGGGCTGCTGGTGTTGTTCATCGGCGTGGTGGCCAGGGCCATTCAGGCGGGTGTGCTGGTCGAGTGCCGCTGCTTCGGCCGTGGCTCGGTGATGACCAGCGCGATGATCCTGCGCAATCTGTTGATCATTGCTGTCGCCGTGATCGGACTCGTCTTGAGCCCGGGTGAACCGATCGGGGACCTCGGCTACGCCGCGGTGGCGGCGCTCGTCGGTCTGGCGGGTGCGGCGTTCTTCATTCGCTATTACGACGCGCTGGTACGCGTGGTGCTCGGTCGGCTGGCTCCGCAGGTCGAGGCGTGA
- a CDS encoding lasso peptide biosynthesis B2 protein produces MTMPVMLEPSVDVGMRRRAAARVAVAASWLLIRLSPRRLRRVLEVLRRGARPASARQITMARNAVVAVSVRCAGQGCLQRSVATVLLARLGGRWADWCTGVCIEPFRAHAWVEVDGVPIGERDDVAGYRTMLAVRCR; encoded by the coding sequence ATGACGATGCCGGTGATGCTCGAACCATCGGTCGACGTCGGCATGCGACGTCGAGCAGCCGCCCGGGTCGCTGTGGCGGCGTCCTGGCTGTTGATCCGCCTCTCACCCCGCAGGCTCCGACGGGTCCTCGAAGTGTTGCGACGTGGTGCCCGACCCGCCAGCGCCCGGCAGATCACGATGGCCAGGAATGCGGTGGTGGCGGTGAGCGTGCGCTGTGCGGGCCAGGGCTGTCTGCAACGGTCGGTCGCCACGGTGCTGCTGGCCCGGCTCGGCGGTCGTTGGGCGGACTGGTGCACCGGTGTCTGCATCGAGCCGTTCCGCGCCCATGCCTGGGTCGAGGTCGACGGCGTTCCGATCGGTGAACGCGACGACGTCGCAGGCTATCGGACCATGCTGGCCGTGCGTTGTCGCTGA
- a CDS encoding lasso peptide biosynthesis PqqD family chaperone, with amino-acid sequence MTFTLAPDVSLTDVGDSMVLLDEKGGRYWQLNATGAMVLRRLLAGAQVAEIVETLSERHPAAADRVASDVEAIIEALRAAKVVTR; translated from the coding sequence ATGACCTTCACTCTCGCGCCGGACGTGTCGCTGACCGACGTCGGCGACTCGATGGTGCTGCTGGACGAGAAAGGCGGCCGCTACTGGCAGCTCAACGCGACCGGGGCGATGGTGTTGCGTCGACTGTTGGCGGGCGCCCAGGTCGCCGAGATCGTCGAGACGTTGAGCGAGCGGCATCCCGCCGCCGCGGATCGAGTGGCATCGGATGTCGAAGCCATCATCGAGGCGTTGCGTGCTGCGAAGGTGGTCACCCGATGA
- a CDS encoding asparagine synthase-related protein, which produces MEFVILPDCPQGTSVAESIGGAGTTVVEHPSGRPWIVGRWSPGEIVAASAGRHRIVALGIAATTAEDLAARLGRIRDLGELDRIRSALPGSYHLVASMNGRVGALGTLSTARQIFHTRIAGVVVAADRPQSLAALSGACLNEEFLALQLISPYAPWPLSDYNPWRRVEALSAGHRLELDRDGSGREVRWWRPPAPEVPLTEGAERVRAALHDAVAARVATERPLSTDLSGGMDSTSLAFLAAGQVDRFVTTRWQATNVDDEDQNWAQRAAASIPNAAHIVLERQGIPMNFAGLLAGDPDIEAPFAWIRTRERLAFQAGRLAELGSTMHLTGHGGDELFFPTPLQLHALLRSQPWTAIKYLRGFRSIYRWALPDTLRGIAADQSFPGWLAGSAATLTDSVRGVNRTPNFGWWGQFRTPPWVTRTGVDSVRELLADAAAKTPEPLSPIRAQHATIQDIRKCGESIRRVGRLTARHGVDWQAPFVDDQVVEAALSIRFADSASPHRYKPVLVESMRGTVPTEVLGRGTKSEYSADVYAGLRSCRGELAELCDDMLLAQRGLVDADRFRTTLLGQHTSSAGLSLVVATLACEVWLRSVAAFAPTAVLTGGAR; this is translated from the coding sequence GTGGAGTTTGTGATCCTGCCGGACTGTCCACAGGGCACCTCCGTCGCGGAATCGATCGGCGGAGCCGGAACAACGGTGGTCGAGCACCCGTCGGGCAGGCCGTGGATCGTCGGACGCTGGTCGCCGGGCGAGATCGTCGCGGCCTCGGCGGGCAGGCACCGAATCGTGGCCCTGGGAATCGCCGCGACTACGGCCGAGGACCTCGCCGCCCGGCTGGGACGGATCCGCGACCTCGGCGAACTGGATCGCATCCGCAGCGCGCTGCCAGGCAGTTATCACCTGGTCGCCTCGATGAACGGCCGGGTCGGGGCGCTGGGCACTCTGTCGACGGCACGGCAGATCTTCCACACCAGGATCGCGGGTGTGGTGGTGGCCGCCGACCGGCCGCAGAGCCTCGCGGCGCTGTCCGGGGCCTGCCTCAACGAGGAATTCCTCGCCCTGCAGCTGATCTCGCCCTATGCACCCTGGCCGCTGAGCGACTACAACCCATGGCGCCGGGTCGAAGCGCTGTCCGCAGGGCACCGACTCGAGCTGGATCGGGACGGCTCCGGCCGAGAGGTGCGCTGGTGGCGACCCCCGGCTCCCGAGGTGCCGCTCACCGAGGGCGCCGAGCGGGTGCGCGCCGCCTTGCACGACGCGGTTGCCGCCCGCGTCGCGACCGAACGGCCGTTGAGCACCGATCTCTCCGGCGGAATGGACTCCACCAGCCTCGCCTTCCTCGCCGCCGGACAGGTCGATCGATTCGTCACCACCCGTTGGCAGGCGACGAATGTGGACGACGAGGACCAGAACTGGGCCCAGCGCGCCGCCGCCTCGATTCCCAACGCCGCGCACATCGTGCTCGAACGCCAGGGCATCCCGATGAACTTCGCGGGCCTGCTGGCCGGCGATCCCGACATCGAGGCGCCCTTCGCCTGGATCCGGACCCGCGAACGCCTCGCGTTCCAGGCCGGGCGGCTGGCCGAACTCGGCTCCACGATGCACCTGACCGGGCACGGCGGCGACGAGCTGTTCTTCCCTACTCCACTGCAGCTGCACGCCCTGCTGCGCAGCCAACCATGGACAGCCATCAAATACCTGCGCGGATTCCGCTCGATCTATCGGTGGGCCCTGCCCGACACCCTGCGTGGGATCGCGGCCGACCAGAGCTTCCCCGGCTGGCTCGCCGGTTCCGCAGCGACCCTGACCGACTCGGTCCGGGGGGTCAATCGGACGCCGAACTTCGGGTGGTGGGGCCAGTTCCGCACCCCGCCGTGGGTGACTCGGACAGGCGTCGACTCGGTCCGGGAGCTACTGGCCGATGCCGCCGCGAAGACCCCCGAGCCGCTGAGCCCGATTCGCGCGCAACACGCCACCATCCAGGACATCCGCAAGTGCGGCGAGTCGATTCGCCGGGTCGGCAGGCTCACCGCGCGGCACGGCGTCGACTGGCAGGCGCCCTTCGTCGACGACCAGGTGGTCGAGGCGGCGCTATCGATCCGCTTCGCCGATTCCGCCTCGCCGCACCGGTACAAGCCGGTGCTGGTGGAGTCGATGCGGGGCACGGTGCCCACCGAGGTACTGGGGCGCGGCACCAAATCCGAGTACAGCGCCGATGTGTACGCCGGGCTGCGGTCCTGCCGAGGAGAACTGGCCGAACTCTGCGACGACATGCTCCTGGCCCAGCGCGGCCTCGTCGACGCCGACCGGTTCCGCACGACGCTACTTGGTCAACACACCTCGTCCGCAGGGTTGAGTCTGGTGGTCGCGACCTTGGCCTGCGAGGTGTGGCTGCGGTCGGTGGCCGCGTTCGCGCCCACCGCTGTCCTGACAGGAGGAGCACGATGA
- a CDS encoding flavin reductase family protein, translating into MVTNDVATEIETDRDSSDVQPERGTDLDGPEPQDAADDVRFRLLMAGFPTGVTVISTLGRGQAPMGMTCSALCSVSLGPPTLLACLRAGSPTLAAIRRRRVFAVNLLHEAAQPVAELFGSGAPDRFDRVRWRIEPSWGVPVLFDDVHAVARCRVVDSKLVGDHRVVFGEVTHIRHYAEIRSPLMYGRRRYAGWPAG; encoded by the coding sequence GTGGTCACCAACGATGTCGCCACCGAGATCGAGACCGATCGGGACAGCTCGGACGTCCAGCCCGAACGGGGCACCGATCTCGACGGCCCAGAGCCGCAGGACGCGGCCGACGATGTGCGGTTTCGGCTGCTGATGGCCGGATTCCCGACCGGGGTCACGGTGATCAGCACCCTCGGTCGCGGCCAGGCTCCGATGGGCATGACCTGTTCCGCGCTGTGCAGCGTGAGCCTGGGCCCGCCGACGCTGTTGGCCTGTCTGCGCGCGGGTAGTCCGACTCTGGCGGCGATCCGACGCCGCCGGGTCTTCGCGGTGAACCTGCTGCATGAGGCGGCGCAACCCGTCGCTGAGCTGTTCGGCTCCGGAGCACCCGACCGTTTCGATCGGGTGCGTTGGCGGATCGAGCCTTCCTGGGGAGTCCCGGTGTTGTTCGACGACGTGCACGCCGTGGCGCGATGCCGGGTCGTCGACAGCAAACTCGTCGGCGATCACCGGGTGGTCTTCGGCGAGGTCACCCACATCCGGCACTACGCGGAGATCCGCAGTCCGCTGATGTACGGGCGGCGGCGGTACGCGGGCTGGCCCGCAGGCTGA
- a CDS encoding lasso RiPP family leader peptide-containing protein produces the protein MNGESVVAYEPPALEEVGVFDEVTLGRPGWGFEADWTCVMLC, from the coding sequence ATGAATGGTGAGTCCGTGGTGGCGTACGAACCCCCCGCACTGGAAGAGGTCGGTGTCTTCGACGAGGTGACGCTCGGCCGCCCGGGCTGGGGCTTCGAAGCCGACTGGACCTGCGTCATGTTGTGCTGA